CAGCCTGCCAACTAAAGGGCTAACTCCGCGTATGACTTAGTTTAATTGCTTTAAATTTTGCTGCTGATTTCGTCTGCAAGTACACGGAAGAGGTGATATCTTGGTACGTCAAACATCCAATAAAATCGGAAAACCAATAGCCCCACGTCTGTAAACCAATGTAAAGTGTCTGTAACGGGGTGGAAAATGAGAAAATGCAATTCGTTTAACGCCTAAAATATATTCATATGCTAATGATACAAATTCCATAATCTAAAACACATCAAAAATCAGTTAACGCGGCGTGTTCAGTGCCTGTTGGACTGTCTGCTGGAGCAACTGCATCTTGTGGTTCACTGCCACCTTGCTGAAGGTGCTTAGCAGCGTTTGAATGTCCTTGCCGCTGATGAGAGGCACAAAGTTGCCCGCACAGGTGCAGAACTCGGCCAGATTTTCGCGCTTGATTTCGCTGCAGCGGGCACAGCGCAGATCCTGCAGGACATAGGACATCATCTTGCGCTGAAGGGCGTCTAGCATGCGCATTTCTATCTCCTCGTTGTCGTAAGCCACATAGCACTGGGCACAAAGCCAAACGGGTCTGCACAAAATATATCGTAAGAATAAATTCTGAGACGTGTTCTGCTATACTTACACTCCATCCTTCATGGCGCGGTGCTTGTCCTTGCAGAGGTCCAAGTCCCGGCAATGGTTGCAGGCCTTGCAGATCACCTCGTTAATGACGTGGCTGTCGCAGGGATCCGTCCATTCGGCCATGTCCGAGAACTCGCCGATCCCGACCAGCCTCAGCATGTTCCTTCGCAGCTCGTTGATTTGCTCCGCCAGAGTTTTGTCCACACTGAGCACCTTGATCAAGGTGCGGATCAGTTCCAGGCCGGGACTGGGCTTTCCTTTTCCATAGTTCTTATGCAGCTTAAGGATAAAGTCGAAGGCGGAGTGAGAAATATCCCGAATGGCTTGCTCAGTAGTTTTCTTTTCGGCCAGCGACTGCATGAAAAGGGTCAGGAGAGATTCGAACTTCTCGCGGCACTCATTTTCATCCGGCAAATGCTCCCCGATGGTCCAATTGAGCTCTAGAGACAGTTCCTCCTCTTGATCTGCCTCGGTCTCAACGATTTCCACGGGATCTCGGTTCTCTGCATCTTCATCTTCATCTTCGGTCCCATCCTCGACCTCATTTACTTCTGGCTCTCGTCGCATCGTGGTGGATACAATGGAGGAGACAGTCTCATCAATTCCCTTAGGCAGTTTACCACGGATACCCGAGAAATTCGCCTGGTCCATCCAGAGCATAAAGTTCCAGCACTGCTCGAAGCTCAGCTGGATGGAGTGGAACATCTCCTTGTTCCTCAAACTCTGCACGATGTAGTCCACGTAGCCCAGGGCATCGGAGACAGACTTCTTGCCGGAACTCAGAATGATCCGATTGAAGTCTGCATACACGATCGTGGCGCCCAGTCTCTTGAACTCGGCGATGATGCGGAGGAACATCTTTCTCATCAGATTGTTGAGGGATCGCCGGAGGGCAGGATCATACAGTAGGGCGTTGCTGGAGCGCACCCACCGGTAGAAGTGGACAATCTGGAAGTCGGAGAAGATGTTCCGGTTGATGGAGACCTCACGCAGCCACCCATTGACCATCGAACGCATCACCCGGAAGGCCGCCGAGCAGAGAGCCGTTTCATCGTAGCTGGGAAGCGTGGCGGCGGGTACTGTTCCGATCATTTCCTCCAGCGATACCTGCGGCATCACATCGAAGGTAATCGCCGAGGAGGCTCCCTCCATTTCTTGTATCCTGGTAGACTGCAAAAGAGCACTCACCGCCAGGCTGTCCAGCGCCAGTTCCACGCACACATCCGGGTAGAAACCCGCCTTGTTCTGCACCACGCTGATGCTCTCCTCGAACTCGGCCAGCAGGCGGCTGTCATCCGCCTCCCGGCCTCCCAGATCCGGCCTGGTGCTGGCCGACCACCACAGCACAAAGTTGTGCCGCTGCAGCAGACGCGCAAAGAATAGGTCTGCTCCAAAGAGCACCGTATCCGGTGGCATGTTCCCGATGGGCACATGGAAGTAGCGACACTGATCGAGCATCAGGTCCAACACGTTGTTGAGGTTGAGGAAGTGCCGGACCACTGCCCGGGAACCCTGTCGCTGCCAATCCAGACCCGACAGCAAGCTGGCATCGTCGGAGATGTGGATCTGGGCCTGGGGGAATTCCAGCAAGATGGGCATCGCCAGGCTGAGCTTGCGCGCCTCTAGGGCTGTCTGCAGGCACAGAATCGTTGGCCCCTGGTGCTCCTGCTTGTAGGTGGTGAGGGCGCGCTGGATGTGCCTGTAGATCTGCTTGACATCCACCTCGATGAGCACCTCAAAAGTGTAATCCTCTACGGGAATCTTGTCTTGCTCTGCGGTGGTCAGGTTTCTAATCAAAGCCAGACGCTCCGCCGCGTACAGTTGCCGCATGTTGGGCATTTGGTTGGCTCGCACTGTGTCCAACGCGAATATGTAACCCTTCTTGCTGGGCATCAGGATCAGGGACCAGATCTCCTTCTTGGCCGTCGGCGTGTTGTGCTGGTACAGATAGATCTTCCGCATCCTGTGGTTCGCACTCGCCAGGTACTTAACCTGCGTTTGAGGTCGCTGCTCCAGCTGTTCGATGGTGAAGCTCTCCAGATCCTTGGTGGCTAGCTGGGCCAGGCGCCGTGCCTCCTCGCGCTGCACTCCGCAAATACAGCCCATGTCCATCAGCGCACGGAACTCCAAGGTCATTTGGGTCTCGTAGATGCCCTCGATATCCGGCGTGGCCAAGTCCGCCAACATGCCCAGCGAGTTGTCTCTGAAGAGCTGCTCCGGGACACTGTACCTGTAGAGATTGAAAACGGGTCGGGAGCGGGGCAGAACTCGGTTCACCTTGCGCCACAACTGACCCTCCTCCGGAGGAGCGGCACTCCTCTGGTTAACGTAGAATATCCTTGGAACCGTTAGCTTTATTCTGTGCAGCTCTTCTCCAATCAAAGCCCATACGGTGAAGTGGCCGAGATCGTCGATAGGCACCAGCTGCAGGATCTGCCAGGGTTGGTCCAGCAGGGTACGTTGGGCCCGTCGCAGGAAGCCGCCTAGAGTAGCTGCCGAGCCAGTTGCTCTGGCCACTGGGGCTGAATCATCGCTGCGGGAGCGTTTATTGGCCTGACGCCTCTTTTGgcgctgctcctgctgccactgccacttgCGCTTCTGGAAGCGCACCCACTCCACGATGGTTTTCCTGGTCTCTCCGATTGGCGGGGGAGCACCGAGAGCCTGCCGCCAAGTGGTTGCCTGGGGTGATTTTTCTTGATCCTCCTCTCCGTCATCCACTTGCGCCCTCTTCCGTTTTGTGACTACGGGGCGTCCTGCAACGTCTTCACATCCATCCCTGCCTGCCAGATCCTCCATATCCGCCAGCTTATCCTCAGAAGAAACCAATGGCTTCGGTTTGGGCCTACTAGTGAACATCTCGTTGATCCTGCGCTGCTTCAGCACGTCATTCTTCTCCAGCATCTTCTTGTGCAACCAATCCGGGTGCTGCACTCTAGGCACTGGATTGGCCAGTCCCTGCAGAGCTGCTGGAATGGTAATAATCTTCTGTATGGTGCCACCCAAACGCTCTATGTAGTAGTTCCAGTCCAGGACATCCCGTATATCCGCATCGCCCATCGTCGAGTCCTTAAGCCAGCGACGAAGATGATGGCGGCGGACGCTCGGCTCCGACTGGAAAATAGCCAACGGAATGGCCCTCTCCGTAACGGGAGCCCCCTCTGGTTTCTTGGAGATGATGTACTTGCACGCCAAACCCGCATCCTTGACCATCTGCTCGCCCAGGAACTCTGCCAATCGCTTGGCCGTGGAAATGGATGTGCTCTTCTGAGCACCATACTCCTCCAGTTTCTTCGACATGCTCTTGTTCTCCGCAATCAGCTCGAACAGCTCCGAGTCCGGCAGATTGGATCCCCGGCTGTAGAGGACGTCCAGCCAGTAGTCGGCCACCTTGGCTACGGAGGCGTAGCACTCCTCCAGGGTGCTGCCCGCCAGGAAAGCCTCGAAGACGGAACTCTGGAAGTTCTTGATCAACTGCAACTCACCACGACGCTTTACCTCGAAACCCTTCAGTTCCGCCAGGGATCCGTCAAAATTGAAAACGGCATAGCGTTTCTTCAGCTTCTTGCCCTCCTCCTTAGCGGCTGGCAGGACCATGGCCAGGTAGGGACCATCCACCTCAAAGAAAATGGAGTTCTCGTCTCTTATGTCGTACTTGGGCAGATCCCCCTCCTTGTCCTTCCTCAACTCGTGGTACTGGTCGTTGGTAAAGTGATCCTTCACCATGGTGTTCAGCACGGCGTTCGGATAGGATATGTTgatctttttcttcttctcgTGACTGGTGTGGATAGTGAACTCTTGGGGAAAGGAGCCTGGCAGTATGCACCAAATACCGTCAGTGTCCAGCTCCAGGGGACGACCCACTCGTTCGATGATCTCCCTGGCCTTGGTGATGATATTGGAGCCGGTGAGACACACAATGCCTGCCATGGGCATGGAATGCCACCTGGCGCCCCTCCTCATCACATAGCCGTAGAAAGAGTTCAGGATGCACTTGTGGGCCAGCTGAAGGGAGTCGTAGAGGACCTCCCGGCCTTTGGCCGCCTTGATCTCAGCCGCATCTCCCGACGCCACAGCTGCATTTACCGAAGCTTTGGCCACCTTGGTAAGTCCTTTGTACTCGTAACGACGGTCTCGAAAAGCCCGGACAGTGTCCACATAGAAGCTGTTCTCCTTTTGGCATATAGTCGAGGTCCTGGTCTCCAGTTTGGTAAGCTTGGTTTTCTTGTAGGCCTTGCGGCAGTAATCCGTCAGACGTTTCTTCTCATACCCGGCCTGATCCTCCTTGGATAGCTCGTGGAAAGCCCTCTGCGGTCCACCCGGGAACAAAGGAGGAAACTTCTCTGTCTCCAGCTGCTGCTGAATGCGCTGGAACTCGTTTCGTGAAGCTGGCAGCATCTCTCCGCGCCACAGCCAGTCCATGGAGCGTTTGCAGCGAACTCCGGGCTTATTGAAGTCACAGGCGGCGCAATCCAGGTCGCTCACCATGGCCGAAGGCTGCAGACGATTGGTCAGGATAATGTTTGGGTACATGGCGCCCACATCCAAGTGATAGATGACCGGCTGCTCCAGACGATTGGGAATGTCATGGAGGCCTTGTAGGCCCTGCAGAATCTCTTGGCGCACCTCATCCAGATTAAGGACTTTATCCATGGGAATGCCCTCCTCCACCTCGATGGCATGGCGCAGGACGGCGTCCAAATGCTCCTGGAGTTGCTTGACCATGGCAGGATCCAGCCTGAAACGGCAGGGAATGTCCGCACGAAATACACCAGATTCCAGGGCCTCTACGTGACCTCCCACATAGGTTTCTGAATCCAGGACATGCCCCTCGCTGGACAGCTTGTTCAGTTCCTGTTGGTGCTTGTTGGGGTAGACGATATGGGCGTGATAGGCCTCCACCATTAGAAGAGTCTCGCATAGAGTACCAGAGCCCTTCCTCAAAATCTCATCCGGTTCCATTGGGATAATCGTGTTCAGGGCGAAGATAAAAGGATGCACATATTTCATGTAAAGATAGTAAGTAGCCACTGCATCTGAGACGGAGTAATTGGCCAAAACTTGGGGCTGTTCCACGGCCATGCGGCACATGTCCTCAGGATCGAGCTCCACGGGATCGTATCTCAGTTTGGCCTTTGCCACTGCCTTCAAGCCTTGCGATCCGACAGGCAAATAGGAATCTCTCTTTACCCAGCAGAGGCAATCCATGTGAATGGAGGGTCGACTGAGGTAGTTGCCATCCCTCACCTTGGAGAAGCCAATCTCCTGCTTCATGTCTAGGTCATAGACAGCCGCTCTGGTCTCCACGAAAGGCCAGTCGAAGAAGTCTCCGTTGTAGGTCACAACAATGTGAGGACGCACCTCCATGATATGATCAAAGAACTTCTGGAGCAGGTGCATCTCGTTCTCCTCGTTGTAGACTATAAAGTTTCCCTCGAATTCCGGCTTGGGGGTGTACTCGAAGTCGTCTACATCCGAGGAGATGATCTCTCGATTGGTTATCAAGTATCCCTGGCCGTCAATCATATAGGAAATCATCATAATCTGATCCGTCTGGGCATCCGGGAACTTCAGAGGCAACTTTGTTGTTTCAATATCAAAGGCCAGGACCACAGGCTCAGGTCTCTCCAGGATGTCTGGCCTACTGGTGATGGTCGGCATCTCCACGCCACTCCGGCAACGGATATTGTACCACTGCCCGCAGAAAATGCGAAGATCTATGGAGACTCGCACATGGTAGGGTACATCATGCTCCCGTATATCCACTATACAGTCCATGTAGTCCTGCTGCTTCTTGGCCACCGAAGCGTCCTCGGAACCAGCCGAGGATTGGGCCAGCGATGTTGCCAACATCTGCATGTAGTAGGTGTTGGATTTCTGCCGCTCCTGGTTGCGCCTTACCGCGGCCATCAGTTCCCGTCTCACCTTGGTCATGGCTGTTTGATTTAGAAAGGACAGTTTTAGGTACTGCTGCTGCAGGCCAGACAAATGATTGGGCAGATCCAAATCCTCTTTGGTGATGTGTTCCAGGCTAGAGATCTGACCCGAGTACTTCCGCCCAAGAAATCGTGCCACTTCCAGGTGCATGTTATCCTCTGGACGTATCAGCAAGTATGGTTGGTAGGTCACCGTGCATTTGAAGCGAGAACCATCCATTtggataaaaaacaaatccagAGCAGCGATGAGTCTTCGGTCCTCATCCAGCACTTCATTCTGGGGAGGAATAGGTCAGCTTTAAATGTTTTCATAGGTCTTTCCACTTACCGAATGCATATTGATAAGGTAGCCAGTCCTCTCCTGACTGTCCTTGACCCTATCGAAGCCATATTTGGAGTCGATCTTGTCATTCTCCCGAGATTGTCGGTACCCAGCCTCATTGTAAAAATCGTCACTaggaagttttcaaaaaccatttaaatTCAGTTTATTTAACTATTTGTACTACTTACCCTTCGGTTCGGTTTTCGCTTACAAACTTCCCTGTGTTTTGCAGAACCTTGGCTTTGCCGGACTCTGCCATGTTCGTgatattttgtaaatataaataaaataatgttaTTAACAATTGCGCGCGTTTTTTAAAGTGTGACCAAAAGCACAATCTGTATTTCTGTTGACCAACACTGCAATTTGAACCTTAACTCGACTTCCAACACTGTTTGAAGTGGCGCTGCCAGATGTATAAACTTCTGTTGGTTGCCTACAGTAATCGATTATTGCCGCcaaaactattattttttgaacCGAGtccaaaaattcataaaaactAGTACTTTATAAAAGAACTGTTATATGCTTTTAgggaaaacattatttttctaaacggaaaactttaaaaattggGTACTATAGAAAATCTAGAGAATGGCAtgtatggcccacagcgaagcctatatctttttcagtttttggccgatccttgagaggaataccttaaacgatttgtgaatcgattctctataaatctgcattaaaacctgatatcaaattttaaaatctattttttgtcaattttcccCAGGAACTCCCTTAAAAATCGGGAAGTGTAGGAGAACAGcttatatggcccacagcgaagcctatatctttttcagtttttggccgatccttgagaggaataccttaaacgatttgtgaatcaattctctataaatctgcat
The Drosophila bipectinata strain 14024-0381.07 chromosome 3R, DbipHiC1v2, whole genome shotgun sequence DNA segment above includes these coding regions:
- the PolE1 gene encoding DNA polymerase epsilon catalytic subunit 1 — its product is MAESGKAKVLQNTGKFVSENRTEGDDFYNEAGYRQSRENDKIDSKYGFDRVKDSQERTGYLINMHSNEVLDEDRRLIAALDLFFIQMDGSRFKCTVTYQPYLLIRPEDNMHLEVARFLGRKYSGQISSLEHITKEDLDLPNHLSGLQQQYLKLSFLNQTAMTKVRRELMAAVRRNQERQKSNTYYMQMLATSLAQSSAGSEDASVAKKQQDYMDCIVDIREHDVPYHVRVSIDLRIFCGQWYNIRCRSGVEMPTITSRPDILERPEPVVLAFDIETTKLPLKFPDAQTDQIMMISYMIDGQGYLITNREIISSDVDDFEYTPKPEFEGNFIVYNEENEMHLLQKFFDHIMEVRPHIVVTYNGDFFDWPFVETRAAVYDLDMKQEIGFSKVRDGNYLSRPSIHMDCLCWVKRDSYLPVGSQGLKAVAKAKLRYDPVELDPEDMCRMAVEQPQVLANYSVSDAVATYYLYMKYVHPFIFALNTIIPMEPDEILRKGSGTLCETLLMVEAYHAHIVYPNKHQQELNKLSSEGHVLDSETYVGGHVEALESGVFRADIPCRFRLDPAMVKQLQEHLDAVLRHAIEVEEGIPMDKVLNLDEVRQEILQGLQGLHDIPNRLEQPVIYHLDVGAMYPNIILTNRLQPSAMVSDLDCAACDFNKPGVRCKRSMDWLWRGEMLPASRNEFQRIQQQLETEKFPPLFPGGPQRAFHELSKEDQAGYEKKRLTDYCRKAYKKTKLTKLETRTSTICQKENSFYVDTVRAFRDRRYEYKGLTKVAKASVNAAVASGDAAEIKAAKGREVLYDSLQLAHKCILNSFYGYVMRRGARWHSMPMAGIVCLTGSNIITKAREIIERVGRPLELDTDGIWCILPGSFPQEFTIHTSHEKKKKINISYPNAVLNTMVKDHFTNDQYHELRKDKEGDLPKYDIRDENSIFFEVDGPYLAMVLPAAKEEGKKLKKRYAVFNFDGSLAELKGFEVKRRGELQLIKNFQSSVFEAFLAGSTLEECYASVAKVADYWLDVLYSRGSNLPDSELFELIAENKSMSKKLEEYGAQKSTSISTAKRLAEFLGEQMVKDAGLACKYIISKKPEGAPVTERAIPLAIFQSEPSVRRHHLRRWLKDSTMGDADIRDVLDWNYYIERLGGTIQKIITIPAALQGLANPVPRVQHPDWLHKKMLEKNDVLKQRRINEMFTSRPKPKPLVSSEDKLADMEDLAGRDGCEDVAGRPVVTKRKRAQVDDGEEDQEKSPQATTWRQALGAPPPIGETRKTIVEWVRFQKRKWQWQQEQRQKRRQANKRSRSDDSAPVARATGSAATLGGFLRRAQRTLLDQPWQILQLVPIDDLGHFTVWALIGEELHRIKLTVPRIFYVNQRSAAPPEEGQLWRKVNRVLPRSRPVFNLYRYSVPEQLFRDNSLGMLADLATPDIEGIYETQMTLEFRALMDMGCICGVQREEARRLAQLATKDLESFTIEQLEQRPQTQVKYLASANHRMRKIYLYQHNTPTAKKEIWSLILMPSKKGYIFALDTVRANQMPNMRQLYAAERLALIRNLTTAEQDKIPVEDYTFEVLIEVDVKQIYRHIQRALTTYKQEHQGPTILCLQTALEARKLSLAMPILLEFPQAQIHISDDASLLSGLDWQRQGSRAVVRHFLNLNNVLDLMLDQCRYFHVPIGNMPPDTVLFGADLFFARLLQRHNFVLWWSASTRPDLGGREADDSRLLAEFEESISVVQNKAGFYPDVCVELALDSLAVSALLQSTRIQEMEGASSAITFDVMPQVSLEEMIGTVPAATLPSYDETALCSAAFRVMRSMVNGWLREVSINRNIFSDFQIVHFYRWVRSSNALLYDPALRRSLNNLMRKMFLRIIAEFKRLGATIVYADFNRIILSSGKKSVSDALGYVDYIVQSLRNKEMFHSIQLSFEQCWNFMLWMDQANFSGIRGKLPKGIDETVSSIVSTTMRREPEVNEVEDGTEDEDEDAENRDPVEIVETEADQEEELSLELNWTIGEHLPDENECREKFESLLTLFMQSLAEKKTTEQAIRDISHSAFDFILKLHKNYGKGKPSPGLELIRTLIKVLSVDKTLAEQINELRRNMLRLVGIGEFSDMAEWTDPCDSHVINEVICKACNHCRDLDLCKDKHRAMKDGVPVWLCAQCYVAYDNEEIEMRMLDALQRKMMSYVLQDLRCARCSEIKRENLAEFCTCAGNFVPLISGKDIQTLLSTFSKVAVNHKMQLLQQTVQQALNTPR